A single Plasmodium knowlesi strain H genome assembly, chromosome: 13 DNA region contains:
- a CDS encoding Tat binding protein 1(TBP-1)-interacting protein, putative, translated as MKNNKSKGGNKKKDQSAKGNGITHDNNWDCPLISLQHGDGKDKQNVEAGEGNHEKVTQQEDQKKPCSDHQTADNNFEGAKIINGSSSSLCQPMEVAPSGKKVEYPQKESNRKKAQKGKTIIKKGVAASGDMNRQSEKQSNNNKKRNKPSTGGNGKRGVEKEMQEEEKNKTKEQSACVEAPPIKEQPIIGKGIAQIREEEDAAIISPDHQILESELKSEAGKECEDPHGDTENASGMKINIYKKRKIRKKGEVDGESGTSEKNETSNQRERKDNQGITSQPDTINDERKDPLETTSLIEKKQKKTASKSEAGNKPKGAKISLSEEETKEKIYKYMKQMNRPYSVINVYDNLHGTISKNVVQKLMDELSTEEKLQCKEYGKAKVYLVNQGEFKSLNMEEMEKLKKDMEIMREQTEIAKNDFNHFVKIKKKVIQDLELVENADKYNEEFHLVEEEIKMYEETNKACKLTTDEIDLIKKKHGYLHAMWLKRKNLCVEIIKCIATLTDKDTKGIIFHLGIDVDEDVVPPNLYF; from the coding sequence TCCAACATGGGGATGGTAAGGACAAGCAGAATGTGGAAGCCGGAGAAGGCAACCATGAAAAGGTAACTCAACAGGAAGACCAAAAAAAACCTTGCAGTGATCATCAAACTGCAGATAACAATTTTGAAGGAGCTAAAATTATAAACGGCAGCTCGTCTTCCCTGTGCCAACCTATGGAGGTTGCCCCCTCAGGAAAAAAGGTGGAATACCCCCAAAAGGAAAGCAATAGGAAGAAggcacaaaaaggaaagacgATCATCAAAAAGGGGGTCGCTGCGTCGGGTGATATGAATAGACAGAGCGAAAAACAAAGCAATAATaacaaaaagaggaataaacCGAGCACTGGGGGAAATGGCAAAAGGGGGGTGGAAAAAGAGAtgcaagaggaagaaaaaaataagacgAAAGAGCAGTCTGCATGCGTAGAAGCGCCTCCCATTAAGGAACAACCCATCATAGGGAAAGGCATAGCGCAAAttagggaagaagaagatgctGCAATAATCTCACCAGATCACCAAATTTTGGAGAGCGAACTGAAAAGTGAAGCAGGCAAAGAGTGTGAAGACCCCCACGGGGACACCGAAAATGCCAGTGGAAtgaaaattaatatatataaaaagaggaaaataaggaaaaaaggcgaaGTGGATGGGGAAAGCGGAACGagtgagaaaaatgaaacaagCAATCAGCGCGAAAGGAAGGATAACCAAGGAATCACTTCACAGCCAGACACGATCAACGACGAACGTAAGGATCCCCTCGAGACAACAAGTTTgatcgaaaaaaaacagaaaaaaactgCTAGCAAAAGCGAAGCAGGAAATAAACCAAAGGGAGCAAAAATTTCTCTGagcgaagaagaaacaaaagaaaaaatttacaaatataTGAAGCAAATGAATAGGCCCTATTCAGTCATCAATGTGTACGACAACCTACATGGAACCATCAGCAAAAACGTCGTCCAAAAACTAATGGACGAATTGAGTACAGAAGAAAAACTCCAATGTAAGGAGTATGGGAAAGCCAAAGTATATCTTGTCAATCAAGGGGAATTTAAAAGCCTAAATAtggaggaaatggaaaaattaaaaaaggacatgGAAATTATGAGAGAGCAAACTGAAATAGCCAAAAATGATTTTaaccattttgtaaaaataaaaaaaaaggtcatTCAAGATTTAGAGCTAGTGGAAAATGCGGATAAATACAATGAGGAGTTCCACTTAgttgaggaagaaataaaaatgtacgaaGAGACAAATAAAGCATGCAAGCTAACTACAGACGAAATTGATCTGATTAAAAAGAAGCATGGCTACTTGCACGCCATGTGGCTTAAGAGGAAAAATCTTTGTGTGGAAATAATTAAGTGCATTGCTACCTTAACGGATAAAGACACCAAGGGCATCATCTTCCACTTGGGCATCGACGTCGACGAGGACGTGGTCCCCCCCAACTTGTACTTCTAG